A single genomic interval of Aedes aegypti strain LVP_AGWG chromosome 1, AaegL5.0 Primary Assembly, whole genome shotgun sequence harbors:
- the LOC5578652 gene encoding putative fatty acyl-CoA reductase CG5065 produces the protein MDLPILAQVESIANRFHSLKSSVGSDDATNGTVLKGKAMVKTDLNNNEEDKVSVEEEIGESYEIRPFYEGKNIFVTGGTGFLGKVLIEKLLRSCDGIKHIYILLRPKRGLTSEQRYREFVKHPAFDRLRAKAPYVLEKMICIGGDITMPQLGLSEMDRQLLVENVNIVFHVAATVRFNEGLKEAAVLNAIGTQRILDLCVKMFHLQSVVHVSTAYSNPSRREVDEVVYPPTMNADSFIQCVNILPGDVINALSEKLQGTHPNTYTLTKSIAEQLVSEYSSQLPICIVRPSIVTGSLKEPYPGWVDNVYGITGIMMEIGRGTISSIMCDENCVMDVIPVDIVCNTLIAAAWENAMTMSNPIRVYNCTSGPINPIKWYKYGEITQKWAIKNPTKYVMLYPGFQYRTNRIIHKIVELFLHFLPAYLFDIVMRFQGSKPIMAKIAKRFQKAADTGEFFAMHQWDFKSDNLKRLMRKVQRAKDGEDFDFDMTNMSWDSYLEQYMLGIRKFVLKDDLDSMAKARRKIRQLYWTRVFLLMVVLFLVYHFVLKRIFS, from the exons ATGGATCTGCCCATATTAGCTCAGGTGGAGAGCATTGCGAATCGTTTCCATTCACTAAAATCGTCAGTCGGGAGTGATGATGCAACGAATGGCACCGTGCTCAAAGGCAAGGCCATGGTCAAAACCGATCTGAACAACAACGAGGAAGATaaggtctccgttgaggaggAAATCGGCGAGTCGTACGAGATCCGTCCGTTCTACGAGGGTAAGAACATCTTCGTGACCGGAGGGACGGGATTTCTCGGGAAGGTGCTGATCGAGAAACTGCTACGCAGTTGCGATGGGATCAAGCACATCTACATCCTGCTCAGACCGAAGCGAGGTCTAACCAGCGAACAGCGATATCGAGAGTTCGTCAAGCACCCGGCCTTCGATCGTCTACGGGCGAAGGCTCCGTACGTGCTGGAGAAGATGATCTGCATTGGAGGGGACATCACCATGCCACAGCTGGGGCTATCCGAAATGGACCGACAACTGCTGGTGGAGAACGTGAACATCGTGTTCCACGTGGCCGCTACGGTGCGGTTCAACGAAGGACTGAAGGAGGCTGCCGTGCTGAACGCCATCGGCACGCAACGGATACTGGATCTGTGCGTTAAGATGTTCCATTTGCAG AGCGTAGTCCACGTCTCGACCGCCTACAGCAACCCGAGCAGGCGCGAAGTCGACGAAGTGGTCTATCCACCGACGATGAATGCCGACTCGTTCATCCAGTGCGTTAACATCCTTCCGGGGGATGTGATCAATGCACTGTCCGAAAAGCTGCAAGGAACTCACCCAAACACATACACGCTGACCAAATCGATTGCCGAACAGCTGGTGTCGGAGTACAGTAGCCAGTTGCCGATCTGCATCGTACGGCCGTCGATTGTGACTGGGTCGCTGAAGGAACCGTACCCGGGCTGGGTGGACAATGTATATGGGATCACCG gCATCATGATGGAAATCGGACGGGGCACGATCAGCAGCATCATGTGCGACGAGAACTGCGTGATGGACGTCATTCCGGTGGACATCGTCTGCAATACCTTGATTGCGGCAGCTTGGGAAAATGCCATGACCAT GTCCAATCCAATCCGGGTGTACAATTGCACCTCCGGTCCGATCAATCCGATCAAGTGGTACAAATACGGCGAGATCACCCAAAAGTGGGCCATCAAGAACCCCACCAAGTACGTGATGCTGTATCCGGGCTTCCAGTACCGTACCAACCGGATTATCCACAAGATCGTCGAGCTGTTTCTGCACTTCCTGCCGGCCTATCTGTTCGACATTGTGATGCGTTTTCAAGGATCGAAGCCCATCATGGCGAAGATTGCGAAACGGTTCCAGAAGGCTGCCGACACCGGGGAGTTCTTCGCCATGCACCAGTGGGACTTCAAGAGCGACAACCTGAAACGGTTGATGCGTAAAGTGCAGAGAGCCAAGGACGGGGAGGACTTCGACTTCGACATGACCAACATGAGCTGGGACTCGTATCTGGAACAGTATATGCTGGGGATTCGGAAGTTCGTGCTCAAGGATGACCTGGATAGCATGGCGAAGGCTCGGAGGAAAATTCGACAGTTGTATTGGACGAGGGTGTTTCTGCTGATGGTAGTGCTGTTTCTGGTGTATCACTTCGTCTTGAAGAGGATATTTTCCTGA